From a region of the Streptacidiphilus albus JL83 genome:
- a CDS encoding vWA domain-containing protein, producing the protein MTSTTDPDARPTAESDDERLRRWRLVLGGEADGTGCRLAGRDAAMDRALAALYRGGGAGRPERGRSRTAGLGGSAPQVARWLGDIREYFPTSVVQLMQQDAIERLGLAQLLMEPEMLEAVEPDVHLVGTLLSLGRALPETTRETARAVVRKVVADLERRIATRTRSLVGGALDRSARVNRPRHRDIDWDRTIRANLKNYIEPEGADGRGTVVPERLVGYARASTAVTKEVILCIDQSGSMAASVVHSSVFGAVLASMNSLRTRLVAFDTAVVDLTDQLSDPVDVLFGVQLGGGTDINRALAYCQSRITRPADTVVVLISDLYEGGIRDGMLKRVAAMKAAGVQFIALLALSDEGAPAYDRGHAAALAALGAPAFACTPDLFPEIMAAAIQKLPLPLPETG; encoded by the coding sequence ATGACGTCCACAACCGACCCTGACGCCCGGCCGACCGCCGAGAGCGACGACGAACGGCTGCGCCGCTGGCGGCTGGTGCTCGGCGGCGAGGCGGACGGCACCGGCTGTCGGCTCGCCGGGCGGGACGCCGCGATGGACCGGGCGCTGGCCGCCCTGTACCGGGGCGGGGGCGCCGGCCGGCCGGAGCGCGGCCGCTCGCGCACGGCCGGGCTGGGCGGCTCCGCGCCCCAGGTCGCCCGCTGGCTGGGCGACATCCGCGAGTACTTCCCGACCAGTGTCGTCCAACTGATGCAGCAGGACGCGATCGAGCGGCTCGGGCTGGCCCAACTGCTGATGGAACCGGAGATGCTGGAGGCGGTCGAACCCGACGTCCACCTGGTCGGGACGCTGCTCTCGCTGGGCCGGGCGCTGCCGGAGACCACCCGGGAGACCGCCCGTGCCGTCGTCCGGAAGGTCGTCGCCGACCTCGAACGCCGGATCGCCACCCGGACCCGCTCGCTGGTCGGCGGTGCGCTGGACCGCAGCGCCCGGGTCAACCGGCCGCGCCACCGGGACATCGACTGGGACCGCACCATCCGCGCCAACCTGAAGAACTACATCGAGCCGGAGGGCGCGGACGGCCGGGGCACGGTGGTGCCGGAGCGGCTGGTGGGCTACGCCCGGGCCTCGACCGCGGTCACCAAGGAGGTCATTCTCTGCATCGACCAGTCCGGCTCGATGGCGGCCTCGGTGGTGCACTCCTCGGTCTTCGGCGCGGTGCTGGCCTCGATGAACTCGCTGCGCACCCGGCTGGTGGCCTTCGACACCGCGGTGGTCGACCTCACCGACCAGCTGTCCGACCCGGTTGACGTGCTCTTCGGCGTCCAACTGGGCGGCGGCACCGACATCAACCGGGCGCTGGCCTACTGCCAGTCCCGGATCACCCGGCCCGCCGACACCGTCGTGGTGCTGATCAGCGACCTCTACGAGGGCGGGATCCGGGACGGGATGCTGAAGCGGGTCGCCGCGATGAAGGCCGCCGGGGTGCAGTTCATCGCCCTGCTGGCACTGTCCGACGAGGGTGCGCCGGCCTACGACCGGGGGCACGCCGCCGCGCTCGCGGCGCTCGGCGCCCCGGCCTTCGCCTGCACGCCGGACCTGTTCCCCGAGATCATGGCCGCGGCGATACAGAAGCTGCCGCTACCGCTCCCGGAAACCGGCTGA
- a CDS encoding ATP-binding protein yields the protein MDRQAATSLPGLPASVPVARRFVRITAAMWHLTADTLDGVELCMSELVTNAVTHTDSRQLHCRLWSARGLIFLEVDDEDRRDLPKSAAAEEDDEHGRGMMLVESFTTAWGTLPRLGPVGKTVWAALPLP from the coding sequence ATGGACCGGCAGGCCGCCACCTCGCTCCCGGGACTGCCCGCGTCGGTCCCGGTCGCCCGGCGCTTCGTCAGGATCACCGCCGCGATGTGGCACCTCACCGCGGACACCCTCGACGGCGTGGAGCTCTGCATGTCGGAGCTGGTCACCAACGCCGTCACCCACACGGACAGCCGCCAGCTGCACTGCCGGCTGTGGAGCGCCCGGGGTCTGATCTTCCTGGAGGTCGACGACGAGGACCGGCGCGACCTGCCGAAGTCGGCGGCGGCCGAGGAGGACGACGAGCACGGCCGCGGAATGATGCTGGTCGAGAGCTTCACCACGGCCTGGGGCACCCTGCCCAGGCTCGGACCGGTCGGCAAGACGGTGTGGGCCGCGCTGCCGCTGCCCTAG